A DNA window from Pongo abelii isolate AG06213 chromosome 2, NHGRI_mPonAbe1-v2.0_pri, whole genome shotgun sequence contains the following coding sequences:
- the PFKFB4 gene encoding 6-phosphofructo-2-kinase/fructose-2,6-bisphosphatase 4 isoform X5, whose product MDRGSLGGSSLTDLGPGSSRQVCMTNCPTLIVMVGLPARGKTYISKKLTRYLNWIGVPTREFNVGQYRRDMVKTYKSFEFFLPDNEEGLKIRKQCALAALRDVRRFLSEEGGHVAVFDATNTTRERRATIFNFGEQNGYKTFFVESICVDPEVIAANIVQVKLGSPDYVNRDSDEATEDFMRRIECYENSYESLDEDLDRDLSYIKIMDVGQSYVVNRVADHIQSRIVYYLMNIHVTPRSIYLCRHGESELNLKGRIGGDPGLSPRGREFAKSLAQFISDQNIKDLKVWTSQMKRTIQTAEALGVPYEQWKVLNEIDAGVCEEMTYEEIQDNYPLEFALRDQDKYRYRYPKGESYEDLVQRLEPVIMELERQENVLVICHQAVMRCLLAYFLDKAAEQLPYLKCPLHTVLKLTPVAYGCKVESIFLNVAAVNTHRDRPQNVDISRPPEEALVTVPAHQ is encoded by the exons ATGGACAGAGGCTCGTTAGGAGGCAGCTCCCTGACCGACCTGGGGCCGGGGAGCAGCAGGCAGG TGTGCATGACCAACTGCCCAACGCTTATTGTCATGGTGGGCCTGCCCGCCAGGGGCAAGACCTACATCTCCAAGAAGCTGACTCGATACCTGAACTGGATTGGTGTGCCCACTCGGG AGTTCAATGTTGGCCAGTATCGCCGGGACATGGTCAAGACCTACAAATCTTTCGAATTTTTTCTCCCCGACAATGAAGAGGGCCTGAAAATCAGGAA GCAGTGTGCCCTGGCAGCCCTCCGTGACGTCCGGCGGTTCCTTAGTGAGGAGGGGGGACATGTGGCG GTTTTTGATGCCACAAACACCACCCGAGAACGGAGAGCGACCATCTTTAATTTTGGAGAACAGAATGGCTACAAG ACCTTTTTTGTCGAGTCCATCTGTGTGGATCCTGAGGTCATAGCTGCCAACATCGTG CAAGTGAAACTGGGCAGCCCTGACTATGTCAACCGCGACAGTGACGAGGCTACGGAGGACTTCATGAGGCGCATTGAGTGCTATGAGAACTCCTACGAGTCGCTAGATGAGGACCTGGATAG GGACCTGTCCTATATCAAGATCATGGATGTGGGCCAGAGCTACGTGGTGAACCGTGTGGCTGACCACATCCAGAGCCGCATTGTGTATTACCTCATGAACATCCACGTGACCCCCCGCTCCATCTACCTCTGCCGGCACGGGGAGAGCGAGCTCAACCTTAAGGGCCGGATTGGCGGGGACCCAGGACTGTCCCCTCGGGGCAGGGAG TTTGCCAAGAGTCTAGCCCAGTTCATCAGTGACCAAAATATCAAGGATCTGAAGGTCTGGACAAGCCAGATGAAGAGGACAATCCAGACGGCTGAGGCGCTGGGTGTGCCCTATGAACAGTGGAAGGTCCTCAACGAGATCGATGCG GGCGTCTGTGAGGAAATGACATACGAGGAAATTCAGGATAATTATCCACTGGAGTTCGCCCTGCGGGACCAGGACAAGTACCGGTACCGGTACCCTAAAGGGGAG TCCTACGAGGACCTGGTCCAGAGACTGGAGCCTGTCATCATGGAGCTGGAGAGGCAAGAGAATGTGCTGGTCATCTGCCACCAGGCTGTGATGCGCTGCCTGCTGGCCTACTTCCTCGACAAGGCAGCAG AACAGCTGCCCTACCTCAAGTGTCCACTGCACACAGTCCTGAAGCTGACCCCTGTGGCATATG GTTGTAAAGTGGAGTCCATATTCCTGAACGTGGCTGCTGTGAACACACACCGGGACAGGCCTCAG
- the PFKFB4 gene encoding 6-phosphofructo-2-kinase/fructose-2,6-bisphosphatase 4 isoform X2 — MDRGSLGGSSLTDLGPGSSRQVCMTNCPTLIVMVGLPARGKTYISKKLTRYLNWIGVPTREFNVGQYRRDMVKTYKSFEFFLPDNEEGLKIRKQCALAALRDVRRFLSEEGGHVAVFDATNTTRERRATIFNFGEQNGYKTFFVESICVDPEVIAANIVQVKLGSPDYVNRDSDEATEDFMRRIECYENSYESLDEDLDRDLSYIKIMDVGQSYVVNRVADHIQSRIVYYLMNIHVTPRSIYLCRHGESELNLKGRIGGDPGLSPRGREFAKSLAQFISDQNIKDLKVWTSQMKRTIQTAEALGVPYEQWKVLNEIDAGVCEEMTYEEIQDNYPLEFALRDQDKYRYRYPKGESYEDLVQRLEPVIMELERQENVLVICHQAVMRCLLAYFLDKAAEQLPYLKCPLHTVLKLTPVAYGCKVESIFLNVAAVNTHRDRPQVCVGILHSASTPMFTLTEEESCCPGVSPGLAYMGRRPGSSLG; from the exons ATGGACAGAGGCTCGTTAGGAGGCAGCTCCCTGACCGACCTGGGGCCGGGGAGCAGCAGGCAGG TGTGCATGACCAACTGCCCAACGCTTATTGTCATGGTGGGCCTGCCCGCCAGGGGCAAGACCTACATCTCCAAGAAGCTGACTCGATACCTGAACTGGATTGGTGTGCCCACTCGGG AGTTCAATGTTGGCCAGTATCGCCGGGACATGGTCAAGACCTACAAATCTTTCGAATTTTTTCTCCCCGACAATGAAGAGGGCCTGAAAATCAGGAA GCAGTGTGCCCTGGCAGCCCTCCGTGACGTCCGGCGGTTCCTTAGTGAGGAGGGGGGACATGTGGCG GTTTTTGATGCCACAAACACCACCCGAGAACGGAGAGCGACCATCTTTAATTTTGGAGAACAGAATGGCTACAAG ACCTTTTTTGTCGAGTCCATCTGTGTGGATCCTGAGGTCATAGCTGCCAACATCGTG CAAGTGAAACTGGGCAGCCCTGACTATGTCAACCGCGACAGTGACGAGGCTACGGAGGACTTCATGAGGCGCATTGAGTGCTATGAGAACTCCTACGAGTCGCTAGATGAGGACCTGGATAG GGACCTGTCCTATATCAAGATCATGGATGTGGGCCAGAGCTACGTGGTGAACCGTGTGGCTGACCACATCCAGAGCCGCATTGTGTATTACCTCATGAACATCCACGTGACCCCCCGCTCCATCTACCTCTGCCGGCACGGGGAGAGCGAGCTCAACCTTAAGGGCCGGATTGGCGGGGACCCAGGACTGTCCCCTCGGGGCAGGGAG TTTGCCAAGAGTCTAGCCCAGTTCATCAGTGACCAAAATATCAAGGATCTGAAGGTCTGGACAAGCCAGATGAAGAGGACAATCCAGACGGCTGAGGCGCTGGGTGTGCCCTATGAACAGTGGAAGGTCCTCAACGAGATCGATGCG GGCGTCTGTGAGGAAATGACATACGAGGAAATTCAGGATAATTATCCACTGGAGTTCGCCCTGCGGGACCAGGACAAGTACCGGTACCGGTACCCTAAAGGGGAG TCCTACGAGGACCTGGTCCAGAGACTGGAGCCTGTCATCATGGAGCTGGAGAGGCAAGAGAATGTGCTGGTCATCTGCCACCAGGCTGTGATGCGCTGCCTGCTGGCCTACTTCCTCGACAAGGCAGCAG AACAGCTGCCCTACCTCAAGTGTCCACTGCACACAGTCCTGAAGCTGACCCCTGTGGCATATG GTTGTAAAGTGGAGTCCATATTCCTGAACGTGGCTGCTGTGAACACACACCGGGACAGGCCTCAG
- the PFKFB4 gene encoding 6-phosphofructo-2-kinase/fructose-2,6-bisphosphatase 4 isoform X7, translating into MASPRELTQNPLKKIWMPYSNGRPALHACQRGVCMTNCPTLIVMVGLPARGKTYISKKLTRYLNWIGVPTREFNVGQYRRDMVKTYKSFEFFLPDNEEGLKIRKQCALAALRDVRRFLSEEGGHVAVFDATNTTRERRATIFNFGEQNGYKQVKLGSPDYVNRDSDEATEDFMRRIECYENSYESLDEDLDRDLSYIKIMDVGQSYVVNRVADHIQSRIVYYLMNIHVTPRSIYLCRHGESELNLKGRIGGDPGLSPRGREFAKSLAQFISDQNIKDLKVWTSQMKRTIQTAEALGVPYEQWKVLNEIDAGVCEEMTYEEIQDNYPLEFALRDQDKYRYRYPKGESYEDLVQRLEPVIMELERQENVLVICHQAVMRCLLAYFLDKAAEQLPYLKCPLHTVLKLTPVAYGCKVESIFLNVAAVNTHRDRPQNVDISRPPEEALVTVPAHQ; encoded by the exons ATGGCGTCCCCACGGGAATTGACACAGAACCCCCTGAAGAAGATCTGGATGCCATACAGCAATGGGCGGCCCGCTCTGCACGCTTGCCAGCGCGGTG TGTGCATGACCAACTGCCCAACGCTTATTGTCATGGTGGGCCTGCCCGCCAGGGGCAAGACCTACATCTCCAAGAAGCTGACTCGATACCTGAACTGGATTGGTGTGCCCACTCGGG AGTTCAATGTTGGCCAGTATCGCCGGGACATGGTCAAGACCTACAAATCTTTCGAATTTTTTCTCCCCGACAATGAAGAGGGCCTGAAAATCAGGAA GCAGTGTGCCCTGGCAGCCCTCCGTGACGTCCGGCGGTTCCTTAGTGAGGAGGGGGGACATGTGGCG GTTTTTGATGCCACAAACACCACCCGAGAACGGAGAGCGACCATCTTTAATTTTGGAGAACAGAATGGCTACAAG CAAGTGAAACTGGGCAGCCCTGACTATGTCAACCGCGACAGTGACGAGGCTACGGAGGACTTCATGAGGCGCATTGAGTGCTATGAGAACTCCTACGAGTCGCTAGATGAGGACCTGGATAG GGACCTGTCCTATATCAAGATCATGGATGTGGGCCAGAGCTACGTGGTGAACCGTGTGGCTGACCACATCCAGAGCCGCATTGTGTATTACCTCATGAACATCCACGTGACCCCCCGCTCCATCTACCTCTGCCGGCACGGGGAGAGCGAGCTCAACCTTAAGGGCCGGATTGGCGGGGACCCAGGACTGTCCCCTCGGGGCAGGGAG TTTGCCAAGAGTCTAGCCCAGTTCATCAGTGACCAAAATATCAAGGATCTGAAGGTCTGGACAAGCCAGATGAAGAGGACAATCCAGACGGCTGAGGCGCTGGGTGTGCCCTATGAACAGTGGAAGGTCCTCAACGAGATCGATGCG GGCGTCTGTGAGGAAATGACATACGAGGAAATTCAGGATAATTATCCACTGGAGTTCGCCCTGCGGGACCAGGACAAGTACCGGTACCGGTACCCTAAAGGGGAG TCCTACGAGGACCTGGTCCAGAGACTGGAGCCTGTCATCATGGAGCTGGAGAGGCAAGAGAATGTGCTGGTCATCTGCCACCAGGCTGTGATGCGCTGCCTGCTGGCCTACTTCCTCGACAAGGCAGCAG AACAGCTGCCCTACCTCAAGTGTCCACTGCACACAGTCCTGAAGCTGACCCCTGTGGCATATG GTTGTAAAGTGGAGTCCATATTCCTGAACGTGGCTGCTGTGAACACACACCGGGACAGGCCTCAG
- the PFKFB4 gene encoding 6-phosphofructo-2-kinase/fructose-2,6-bisphosphatase 4 isoform X9, with product MASPRELTQNPLKKIWMPYSNGRPALHACQRGVCMTNCPTLIVMVGLPARGKTYISKKLTRYLNWIGVPTREFNVGQYRRDMVKTYKSFEFFLPDNEEGLKIRKQCALAALRDVRRFLSEEGGHVAVFDATNTTRERRATIFNFGEQNGYKTFFVESICVDPEVIAANIVQVKLGSPDYVNRDSDEATEDFMRRIECYENSYESLDEDLDRDLSYIKIMDVGQSYVVNRVADHIQSRIVYYLMNIHVTPRSIYLCRHGESELNLKGRIGGDPGLSPRGREFAKSLAQFISDQNIKDLKVWTSQMKRTIQTAEALGVPYEQWKVLNEIDASYEDLVQRLEPVIMELERQENVLVICHQAVMRCLLAYFLDKAAEQLPYLKCPLHTVLKLTPVAYGCKVESIFLNVAAVNTHRDRPQNVDISRPPEEALVTVPAHQ from the exons ATGGCGTCCCCACGGGAATTGACACAGAACCCCCTGAAGAAGATCTGGATGCCATACAGCAATGGGCGGCCCGCTCTGCACGCTTGCCAGCGCGGTG TGTGCATGACCAACTGCCCAACGCTTATTGTCATGGTGGGCCTGCCCGCCAGGGGCAAGACCTACATCTCCAAGAAGCTGACTCGATACCTGAACTGGATTGGTGTGCCCACTCGGG AGTTCAATGTTGGCCAGTATCGCCGGGACATGGTCAAGACCTACAAATCTTTCGAATTTTTTCTCCCCGACAATGAAGAGGGCCTGAAAATCAGGAA GCAGTGTGCCCTGGCAGCCCTCCGTGACGTCCGGCGGTTCCTTAGTGAGGAGGGGGGACATGTGGCG GTTTTTGATGCCACAAACACCACCCGAGAACGGAGAGCGACCATCTTTAATTTTGGAGAACAGAATGGCTACAAG ACCTTTTTTGTCGAGTCCATCTGTGTGGATCCTGAGGTCATAGCTGCCAACATCGTG CAAGTGAAACTGGGCAGCCCTGACTATGTCAACCGCGACAGTGACGAGGCTACGGAGGACTTCATGAGGCGCATTGAGTGCTATGAGAACTCCTACGAGTCGCTAGATGAGGACCTGGATAG GGACCTGTCCTATATCAAGATCATGGATGTGGGCCAGAGCTACGTGGTGAACCGTGTGGCTGACCACATCCAGAGCCGCATTGTGTATTACCTCATGAACATCCACGTGACCCCCCGCTCCATCTACCTCTGCCGGCACGGGGAGAGCGAGCTCAACCTTAAGGGCCGGATTGGCGGGGACCCAGGACTGTCCCCTCGGGGCAGGGAG TTTGCCAAGAGTCTAGCCCAGTTCATCAGTGACCAAAATATCAAGGATCTGAAGGTCTGGACAAGCCAGATGAAGAGGACAATCCAGACGGCTGAGGCGCTGGGTGTGCCCTATGAACAGTGGAAGGTCCTCAACGAGATCGATGCG TCCTACGAGGACCTGGTCCAGAGACTGGAGCCTGTCATCATGGAGCTGGAGAGGCAAGAGAATGTGCTGGTCATCTGCCACCAGGCTGTGATGCGCTGCCTGCTGGCCTACTTCCTCGACAAGGCAGCAG AACAGCTGCCCTACCTCAAGTGTCCACTGCACACAGTCCTGAAGCTGACCCCTGTGGCATATG GTTGTAAAGTGGAGTCCATATTCCTGAACGTGGCTGCTGTGAACACACACCGGGACAGGCCTCAG
- the PFKFB4 gene encoding 6-phosphofructo-2-kinase/fructose-2,6-bisphosphatase 4 isoform X6 has product MASPRELTQNPLKKIWMPYSNGRPALHACQRGVCMTNCPTLIVMVGLPARGKTYISKKLTRYLNWIGVPTREFNVGQYRRDMVKTYKSFEFFLPDNEEGLKIRKQCALAALRDVRRFLSEEGGHVAVFDATNTTRERRATIFNFGEQNGYKTFFVESICVDPEVIAANIVQVKLGSPDYVNRDSDEATEDFMRRIECYENSYESLDEDLDRDLSYIKIMDVGQSYVVNRVADHIQSRIVYYLMNIHVTPRSIYLCRHGESELNLKGRIGGDPGLSPRGREFAKSLAQFISDQNIKDLKVWTSQMKRTIQTAEALGVPYEQWKVLNEIDASYEDLVQRLEPVIMELERQENVLVICHQAVMRCLLAYFLDKAAEQLPYLKCPLHTVLKLTPVAYGCKVESIFLNVAAVNTHRDRPQVCVGILHSASTPMFTLTEEESCCPGVSPGLAYMGRRPGSSLG; this is encoded by the exons ATGGCGTCCCCACGGGAATTGACACAGAACCCCCTGAAGAAGATCTGGATGCCATACAGCAATGGGCGGCCCGCTCTGCACGCTTGCCAGCGCGGTG TGTGCATGACCAACTGCCCAACGCTTATTGTCATGGTGGGCCTGCCCGCCAGGGGCAAGACCTACATCTCCAAGAAGCTGACTCGATACCTGAACTGGATTGGTGTGCCCACTCGGG AGTTCAATGTTGGCCAGTATCGCCGGGACATGGTCAAGACCTACAAATCTTTCGAATTTTTTCTCCCCGACAATGAAGAGGGCCTGAAAATCAGGAA GCAGTGTGCCCTGGCAGCCCTCCGTGACGTCCGGCGGTTCCTTAGTGAGGAGGGGGGACATGTGGCG GTTTTTGATGCCACAAACACCACCCGAGAACGGAGAGCGACCATCTTTAATTTTGGAGAACAGAATGGCTACAAG ACCTTTTTTGTCGAGTCCATCTGTGTGGATCCTGAGGTCATAGCTGCCAACATCGTG CAAGTGAAACTGGGCAGCCCTGACTATGTCAACCGCGACAGTGACGAGGCTACGGAGGACTTCATGAGGCGCATTGAGTGCTATGAGAACTCCTACGAGTCGCTAGATGAGGACCTGGATAG GGACCTGTCCTATATCAAGATCATGGATGTGGGCCAGAGCTACGTGGTGAACCGTGTGGCTGACCACATCCAGAGCCGCATTGTGTATTACCTCATGAACATCCACGTGACCCCCCGCTCCATCTACCTCTGCCGGCACGGGGAGAGCGAGCTCAACCTTAAGGGCCGGATTGGCGGGGACCCAGGACTGTCCCCTCGGGGCAGGGAG TTTGCCAAGAGTCTAGCCCAGTTCATCAGTGACCAAAATATCAAGGATCTGAAGGTCTGGACAAGCCAGATGAAGAGGACAATCCAGACGGCTGAGGCGCTGGGTGTGCCCTATGAACAGTGGAAGGTCCTCAACGAGATCGATGCG TCCTACGAGGACCTGGTCCAGAGACTGGAGCCTGTCATCATGGAGCTGGAGAGGCAAGAGAATGTGCTGGTCATCTGCCACCAGGCTGTGATGCGCTGCCTGCTGGCCTACTTCCTCGACAAGGCAGCAG AACAGCTGCCCTACCTCAAGTGTCCACTGCACACAGTCCTGAAGCTGACCCCTGTGGCATATG GTTGTAAAGTGGAGTCCATATTCCTGAACGTGGCTGCTGTGAACACACACCGGGACAGGCCTCAG
- the PFKFB4 gene encoding 6-phosphofructo-2-kinase/fructose-2,6-bisphosphatase 4 isoform X3: protein MASPRELTQNPLKKIWMPYSNGRPALHACQRGVCMTNCPTLIVMVGLPARGKTYISKKLTRYLNWIGVPTREFNVGQYRRDMVKTYKSFEFFLPDNEEGLKIRKQCALAALRDVRRFLSEEGGHVAVFDATNTTRERRATIFNFGEQNGYKQVKLGSPDYVNRDSDEATEDFMRRIECYENSYESLDEDLDRDLSYIKIMDVGQSYVVNRVADHIQSRIVYYLMNIHVTPRSIYLCRHGESELNLKGRIGGDPGLSPRGREFAKSLAQFISDQNIKDLKVWTSQMKRTIQTAEALGVPYEQWKVLNEIDAGVCEEMTYEEIQDNYPLEFALRDQDKYRYRYPKGESYEDLVQRLEPVIMELERQENVLVICHQAVMRCLLAYFLDKAAEQLPYLKCPLHTVLKLTPVAYGCKVESIFLNVAAVNTHRDRPQVCVGILHSASTPMFTLTEEESCCPGVSPGLAYMGRRPGSSLG, encoded by the exons ATGGCGTCCCCACGGGAATTGACACAGAACCCCCTGAAGAAGATCTGGATGCCATACAGCAATGGGCGGCCCGCTCTGCACGCTTGCCAGCGCGGTG TGTGCATGACCAACTGCCCAACGCTTATTGTCATGGTGGGCCTGCCCGCCAGGGGCAAGACCTACATCTCCAAGAAGCTGACTCGATACCTGAACTGGATTGGTGTGCCCACTCGGG AGTTCAATGTTGGCCAGTATCGCCGGGACATGGTCAAGACCTACAAATCTTTCGAATTTTTTCTCCCCGACAATGAAGAGGGCCTGAAAATCAGGAA GCAGTGTGCCCTGGCAGCCCTCCGTGACGTCCGGCGGTTCCTTAGTGAGGAGGGGGGACATGTGGCG GTTTTTGATGCCACAAACACCACCCGAGAACGGAGAGCGACCATCTTTAATTTTGGAGAACAGAATGGCTACAAG CAAGTGAAACTGGGCAGCCCTGACTATGTCAACCGCGACAGTGACGAGGCTACGGAGGACTTCATGAGGCGCATTGAGTGCTATGAGAACTCCTACGAGTCGCTAGATGAGGACCTGGATAG GGACCTGTCCTATATCAAGATCATGGATGTGGGCCAGAGCTACGTGGTGAACCGTGTGGCTGACCACATCCAGAGCCGCATTGTGTATTACCTCATGAACATCCACGTGACCCCCCGCTCCATCTACCTCTGCCGGCACGGGGAGAGCGAGCTCAACCTTAAGGGCCGGATTGGCGGGGACCCAGGACTGTCCCCTCGGGGCAGGGAG TTTGCCAAGAGTCTAGCCCAGTTCATCAGTGACCAAAATATCAAGGATCTGAAGGTCTGGACAAGCCAGATGAAGAGGACAATCCAGACGGCTGAGGCGCTGGGTGTGCCCTATGAACAGTGGAAGGTCCTCAACGAGATCGATGCG GGCGTCTGTGAGGAAATGACATACGAGGAAATTCAGGATAATTATCCACTGGAGTTCGCCCTGCGGGACCAGGACAAGTACCGGTACCGGTACCCTAAAGGGGAG TCCTACGAGGACCTGGTCCAGAGACTGGAGCCTGTCATCATGGAGCTGGAGAGGCAAGAGAATGTGCTGGTCATCTGCCACCAGGCTGTGATGCGCTGCCTGCTGGCCTACTTCCTCGACAAGGCAGCAG AACAGCTGCCCTACCTCAAGTGTCCACTGCACACAGTCCTGAAGCTGACCCCTGTGGCATATG GTTGTAAAGTGGAGTCCATATTCCTGAACGTGGCTGCTGTGAACACACACCGGGACAGGCCTCAG
- the PFKFB4 gene encoding 6-phosphofructo-2-kinase/fructose-2,6-bisphosphatase 4 isoform X1, producing MASPRELTQNPLKKIWMPYSNGRPALHACQRGVCMTNCPTLIVMVGLPARGKTYISKKLTRYLNWIGVPTREFNVGQYRRDMVKTYKSFEFFLPDNEEGLKIRKQCALAALRDVRRFLSEEGGHVAVFDATNTTRERRATIFNFGEQNGYKTFFVESICVDPEVIAANIVQVKLGSPDYVNRDSDEATEDFMRRIECYENSYESLDEDLDRDLSYIKIMDVGQSYVVNRVADHIQSRIVYYLMNIHVTPRSIYLCRHGESELNLKGRIGGDPGLSPRGREFAKSLAQFISDQNIKDLKVWTSQMKRTIQTAEALGVPYEQWKVLNEIDAGVCEEMTYEEIQDNYPLEFALRDQDKYRYRYPKGESYEDLVQRLEPVIMELERQENVLVICHQAVMRCLLAYFLDKAAEQLPYLKCPLHTVLKLTPVAYGCKVESIFLNVAAVNTHRDRPQVCVGILHSASTPMFTLTEEESCCPGVSPGLAYMGRRPGSSLG from the exons ATGGCGTCCCCACGGGAATTGACACAGAACCCCCTGAAGAAGATCTGGATGCCATACAGCAATGGGCGGCCCGCTCTGCACGCTTGCCAGCGCGGTG TGTGCATGACCAACTGCCCAACGCTTATTGTCATGGTGGGCCTGCCCGCCAGGGGCAAGACCTACATCTCCAAGAAGCTGACTCGATACCTGAACTGGATTGGTGTGCCCACTCGGG AGTTCAATGTTGGCCAGTATCGCCGGGACATGGTCAAGACCTACAAATCTTTCGAATTTTTTCTCCCCGACAATGAAGAGGGCCTGAAAATCAGGAA GCAGTGTGCCCTGGCAGCCCTCCGTGACGTCCGGCGGTTCCTTAGTGAGGAGGGGGGACATGTGGCG GTTTTTGATGCCACAAACACCACCCGAGAACGGAGAGCGACCATCTTTAATTTTGGAGAACAGAATGGCTACAAG ACCTTTTTTGTCGAGTCCATCTGTGTGGATCCTGAGGTCATAGCTGCCAACATCGTG CAAGTGAAACTGGGCAGCCCTGACTATGTCAACCGCGACAGTGACGAGGCTACGGAGGACTTCATGAGGCGCATTGAGTGCTATGAGAACTCCTACGAGTCGCTAGATGAGGACCTGGATAG GGACCTGTCCTATATCAAGATCATGGATGTGGGCCAGAGCTACGTGGTGAACCGTGTGGCTGACCACATCCAGAGCCGCATTGTGTATTACCTCATGAACATCCACGTGACCCCCCGCTCCATCTACCTCTGCCGGCACGGGGAGAGCGAGCTCAACCTTAAGGGCCGGATTGGCGGGGACCCAGGACTGTCCCCTCGGGGCAGGGAG TTTGCCAAGAGTCTAGCCCAGTTCATCAGTGACCAAAATATCAAGGATCTGAAGGTCTGGACAAGCCAGATGAAGAGGACAATCCAGACGGCTGAGGCGCTGGGTGTGCCCTATGAACAGTGGAAGGTCCTCAACGAGATCGATGCG GGCGTCTGTGAGGAAATGACATACGAGGAAATTCAGGATAATTATCCACTGGAGTTCGCCCTGCGGGACCAGGACAAGTACCGGTACCGGTACCCTAAAGGGGAG TCCTACGAGGACCTGGTCCAGAGACTGGAGCCTGTCATCATGGAGCTGGAGAGGCAAGAGAATGTGCTGGTCATCTGCCACCAGGCTGTGATGCGCTGCCTGCTGGCCTACTTCCTCGACAAGGCAGCAG AACAGCTGCCCTACCTCAAGTGTCCACTGCACACAGTCCTGAAGCTGACCCCTGTGGCATATG GTTGTAAAGTGGAGTCCATATTCCTGAACGTGGCTGCTGTGAACACACACCGGGACAGGCCTCAG
- the PFKFB4 gene encoding 6-phosphofructo-2-kinase/fructose-2,6-bisphosphatase 4 isoform X4, with translation MASPRELTQNPLKKIWMPYSNGRPALHACQRGVCMTNCPTLIVMVGLPARGKTYISKKLTRYLNWIGVPTREFNVGQYRRDMVKTYKSFEFFLPDNEEGLKIRKQCALAALRDVRRFLSEEGGHVAVFDATNTTRERRATIFNFGEQNGYKTFFVESICVDPEVIAANIVQVKLGSPDYVNRDSDEATEDFMRRIECYENSYESLDEDLDRDLSYIKIMDVGQSYVVNRVADHIQSRIVYYLMNIHVTPRSIYLCRHGESELNLKGRIGGDPGLSPRGREFAKSLAQFISDQNIKDLKVWTSQMKRTIQTAEALGVPYEQWKVLNEIDAGVCEEMTYEEIQDNYPLEFALRDQDKYRYRYPKGESYEDLVQRLEPVIMELERQENVLVICHQAVMRCLLAYFLDKAAEQLPYLKCPLHTVLKLTPVAYGCKVESIFLNVAAVNTHRDRPQNVDISRPPEEALVTVPAHQ, from the exons ATGGCGTCCCCACGGGAATTGACACAGAACCCCCTGAAGAAGATCTGGATGCCATACAGCAATGGGCGGCCCGCTCTGCACGCTTGCCAGCGCGGTG TGTGCATGACCAACTGCCCAACGCTTATTGTCATGGTGGGCCTGCCCGCCAGGGGCAAGACCTACATCTCCAAGAAGCTGACTCGATACCTGAACTGGATTGGTGTGCCCACTCGGG AGTTCAATGTTGGCCAGTATCGCCGGGACATGGTCAAGACCTACAAATCTTTCGAATTTTTTCTCCCCGACAATGAAGAGGGCCTGAAAATCAGGAA GCAGTGTGCCCTGGCAGCCCTCCGTGACGTCCGGCGGTTCCTTAGTGAGGAGGGGGGACATGTGGCG GTTTTTGATGCCACAAACACCACCCGAGAACGGAGAGCGACCATCTTTAATTTTGGAGAACAGAATGGCTACAAG ACCTTTTTTGTCGAGTCCATCTGTGTGGATCCTGAGGTCATAGCTGCCAACATCGTG CAAGTGAAACTGGGCAGCCCTGACTATGTCAACCGCGACAGTGACGAGGCTACGGAGGACTTCATGAGGCGCATTGAGTGCTATGAGAACTCCTACGAGTCGCTAGATGAGGACCTGGATAG GGACCTGTCCTATATCAAGATCATGGATGTGGGCCAGAGCTACGTGGTGAACCGTGTGGCTGACCACATCCAGAGCCGCATTGTGTATTACCTCATGAACATCCACGTGACCCCCCGCTCCATCTACCTCTGCCGGCACGGGGAGAGCGAGCTCAACCTTAAGGGCCGGATTGGCGGGGACCCAGGACTGTCCCCTCGGGGCAGGGAG TTTGCCAAGAGTCTAGCCCAGTTCATCAGTGACCAAAATATCAAGGATCTGAAGGTCTGGACAAGCCAGATGAAGAGGACAATCCAGACGGCTGAGGCGCTGGGTGTGCCCTATGAACAGTGGAAGGTCCTCAACGAGATCGATGCG GGCGTCTGTGAGGAAATGACATACGAGGAAATTCAGGATAATTATCCACTGGAGTTCGCCCTGCGGGACCAGGACAAGTACCGGTACCGGTACCCTAAAGGGGAG TCCTACGAGGACCTGGTCCAGAGACTGGAGCCTGTCATCATGGAGCTGGAGAGGCAAGAGAATGTGCTGGTCATCTGCCACCAGGCTGTGATGCGCTGCCTGCTGGCCTACTTCCTCGACAAGGCAGCAG AACAGCTGCCCTACCTCAAGTGTCCACTGCACACAGTCCTGAAGCTGACCCCTGTGGCATATG GTTGTAAAGTGGAGTCCATATTCCTGAACGTGGCTGCTGTGAACACACACCGGGACAGGCCTCAG